One stretch of Acholeplasma laidlawii PG-8A DNA includes these proteins:
- the plsX gene encoding phosphate acyltransferase PlsX, with the protein MIKLAIDGMGGDNAPKEIVEGSILALKQFDDIELTIFGDVDKMKPYLIEHPRLKVVHTPKYFEMGVKDIGRHTLRDDKDTSMLMAINHVKEGLADGVVSSGPTQALIFASFFMIRPMKEMKRVAIAPMVPTVIGKPTILLDAGGNIDAKAEHLLDFAIFSTIALKEVYGVKSPKVGLINIGTEPGKGRDIDKETFELLSKHPLIDFYGNLEPKEILTSDAQILLSDGFTANIVMKTMEGTASALGKILKREIKASFWGKLAAVLFLKKPLKRFKQSMSADEVGGALIAGLDKVVVKAHGSSEAYAFMNAIRQAKTMVSHDVIGKVKNVLRGQDE; encoded by the coding sequence ATGATAAAACTAGCAATTGATGGTATGGGTGGCGACAACGCACCTAAAGAAATAGTAGAGGGCTCTATTTTAGCTTTAAAGCAGTTTGATGACATTGAACTTACTATTTTTGGTGATGTTGATAAAATGAAACCATATTTAATTGAACATCCAAGATTAAAGGTAGTTCATACACCGAAATATTTTGAAATGGGTGTAAAAGATATTGGAAGACACACCTTAAGAGATGATAAAGATACATCGATGTTAATGGCGATTAATCATGTAAAAGAAGGTTTAGCGGATGGTGTAGTGTCCAGTGGTCCTACACAAGCACTTATTTTTGCATCATTTTTTATGATTCGTCCGATGAAAGAAATGAAACGTGTAGCGATTGCACCCATGGTACCAACCGTGATTGGAAAACCTACAATCTTACTTGATGCAGGTGGAAATATTGATGCAAAAGCTGAGCATCTTTTAGACTTTGCAATATTTTCAACAATTGCCTTAAAAGAAGTTTATGGTGTTAAATCCCCTAAAGTTGGATTAATTAATATTGGTACAGAACCCGGAAAAGGTAGAGATATTGATAAAGAAACTTTTGAGTTATTAAGTAAGCATCCATTAATTGATTTTTACGGCAACTTAGAACCAAAAGAAATTTTAACATCTGATGCACAGATCTTACTTTCTGACGGATTTACTGCAAATATCGTCATGAAAACCATGGAAGGTACAGCAAGTGCCTTAGGTAAAATTCTAAAAAGAGAAATTAAAGCAAGCTTCTGGGGTAAACTCGCAGCAGTTTTATTCTTGAAAAAACCATTAAAGAGATTTAAACAATCCATGTCTGCTGATGAAGTAGGTGGAGCATTAATTGCAGGGCTTGATAAAGTTGTAGTTAAAGCACACGGTTCTAGCGAGGCTTACGCATTTATGAATGCTATTAGACAAGCTAAAACAATGGTTTCACATGACGTGATTGGTAAAGTAAAAAATGTATTGAGGGGTCAAGATGAATGA
- a CDS encoding ATP-dependent DNA helicase RecG: MIRDLSLIPGVGPKNLKTFKRHGISNTYDLVTNLPKKYENFSLVDVENLKHLEEATIIGLISAPFYTVKKRVVLTTTTLLVQDKVVKLLIFGRDYISKEFSLNDKVIVKGKYNMFKNEINVTYISKKIDTPNIQPKYQIEHISDRTIQKMIEYVFSNNLVDVFETLPTKFIEHEKLMHRKTAILTMHFPKNETDLEIAQYRFKVEEAFFHLMKYHLSMPPKLKRTPLSYDIGWVKEQISLLPYQLTLDQQEAVNDCFRDFKSDYSMYRLIQGDVGTGKTFVTFIAALGAISAGYQVAFLAPTEILARQHYENFNKHFGHLPSGLLTSSLKDKKETMNRLNSNDVNIVFGTHILSSEAVIFDKLGLVVIDEQHKFGVETRESLIKKSVTGDTIYLSATPIPRSLSLTYFGSLEVSNIKQKPVNTPPIESYLLDDKDISKIIAALKVAGQNNEQSFIVVPAISEGNKSHSIHSVFSILEPHFNPDNFYVIHGQLKYEEIELIMDRFMQNPKGILLSTTIIEVGIDVKNASTIIIMGADNFGLSQLHQLRGRVGRGSIPGKCYFVSSKKDVERLNFLLQTTDGFLLSQYDLKLRGPGVFSSIIQSGYTRFEYLDLNTDLKLLQGIVKDVKYYVENIEKYPYLKKRIFKSNVI; this comes from the coding sequence ATGATTAGAGATCTTAGTTTAATCCCAGGTGTGGGACCTAAAAATTTAAAAACATTTAAGCGTCATGGTATTTCTAATACTTATGATCTTGTAACTAATTTACCTAAGAAATATGAAAACTTTTCTCTGGTAGATGTAGAAAATCTAAAGCACTTAGAAGAAGCTACCATTATTGGTTTAATTAGTGCGCCTTTTTATACTGTAAAAAAGCGTGTTGTGTTAACAACTACGACCTTACTTGTTCAAGATAAGGTTGTTAAACTACTTATCTTTGGAAGAGACTACATTTCAAAAGAGTTTAGTCTCAATGATAAGGTCATCGTAAAGGGTAAGTATAATATGTTTAAAAACGAGATCAATGTCACATATATCTCAAAAAAAATAGATACACCCAATATTCAACCTAAATATCAAATTGAACATATAAGTGACAGAACCATTCAAAAAATGATTGAATACGTATTTTCAAATAACTTGGTAGATGTTTTTGAAACACTACCAACTAAGTTTATTGAACATGAAAAACTTATGCATAGAAAAACTGCAATTTTAACGATGCATTTTCCTAAAAATGAAACGGATTTAGAAATTGCTCAATATAGATTTAAAGTAGAAGAAGCTTTCTTCCATCTTATGAAATATCATTTGAGTATGCCACCTAAACTAAAAAGAACACCACTATCATATGATATCGGTTGGGTTAAGGAACAAATTAGTTTATTACCTTACCAATTGACATTAGATCAACAAGAAGCTGTCAATGATTGTTTTAGAGATTTTAAAAGTGATTATTCAATGTATAGATTAATTCAAGGTGATGTTGGTACTGGTAAAACATTTGTCACATTCATTGCAGCATTAGGTGCAATATCAGCGGGATACCAAGTAGCCTTTTTAGCACCAACAGAAATTTTAGCAAGACAACACTATGAAAACTTTAATAAGCATTTTGGTCATCTACCAAGTGGATTACTGACATCCTCATTAAAGGATAAGAAAGAAACCATGAATCGTTTAAATTCAAATGATGTCAACATTGTTTTTGGTACCCATATCCTAAGTTCAGAAGCTGTTATCTTTGACAAACTTGGATTAGTTGTGATTGATGAACAGCACAAATTTGGCGTTGAAACTAGAGAAAGTCTAATTAAAAAAAGCGTCACAGGTGATACGATTTATCTTTCTGCAACACCAATTCCAAGAAGTTTATCACTGACCTATTTTGGCAGTTTAGAAGTGTCCAACATCAAACAAAAACCGGTTAACACACCACCAATTGAATCTTACTTATTAGATGACAAAGATATATCTAAAATTATTGCAGCACTTAAGGTTGCAGGGCAAAACAATGAACAAAGTTTTATTGTAGTACCTGCAATTTCAGAAGGGAATAAATCACACTCTATTCACAGCGTATTTTCAATTTTAGAACCTCACTTTAACCCGGATAACTTTTATGTCATTCATGGTCAACTAAAATATGAGGAAATTGAACTTATTATGGACAGATTCATGCAAAATCCCAAAGGTATATTATTATCAACAACCATCATTGAAGTTGGTATCGATGTTAAAAATGCCAGTACAATCATCATTATGGGTGCAGATAACTTTGGGTTATCTCAACTACACCAATTACGTGGACGTGTTGGTAGAGGTTCTATTCCAGGTAAGTGTTATTTTGTAAGTTCTAAAAAGGATGTTGAAAGACTAAACTTTTTACTACAGACAACTGATGGATTCTTACTCAGTCAATATGACTTAAAACTTCGTGGCCCGGGTGTTTTTTCATCGATTATTCAAAGTGGTTATACAAGGTTCGAATATCTTGATTTAAATACAGATTTAAAACTTTTACAAGGCATTGTAAAGGATGTAAAGTACTATGTAGAAAATATTGAAAAATATCCGTATTTGAAAAAAAGAATTTTCAAATCGAACGTGATATAA
- a CDS encoding helix-turn-helix domain-containing protein has protein sequence MLKYHRLKLNLTLEDSSDGICSVSYLSKIENSLIRPSEKYILQLEERYNAKFFNIGNQHNELLHQLIENLFYEQEEVIDDALFTEDTYQSRLNKTGYLISRNKFNEAKLNHQELNPYIKNLNGIELKFYIFLTSKLLSFEGRLKDAFSVLNIETDHYPLLHLDILIASERIHLATKMNHHPYIVLTYEALIDQCIENEFYHKVHELKYHYLTYMVQFINEPMLNELLDKSKNLKPDQRAFVKAKYFFMNMDYELAIETLNSEPLNSKASLELKLLILNRLNQSSIMNESLKSLSNIDNKQLKLIHAYLVLKNTRATNIESLVQFILTEVLKSNDLPDDILYLNFWYEEGLQCLKKVGYYKDATKLGRLIFRKIKDLTTIFD, from the coding sequence ATGTTGAAATACCACCGGTTGAAACTTAATTTAACACTCGAAGATAGTTCCGATGGTATTTGTAGCGTAAGTTATTTATCTAAAATAGAAAACAGTCTAATTAGACCAAGTGAAAAATACATACTACAGCTTGAAGAAAGATATAATGCTAAATTCTTTAACATAGGTAACCAGCACAATGAACTACTACATCAACTTATAGAAAATTTGTTCTATGAACAAGAAGAAGTAATTGATGATGCTTTGTTTACCGAAGATACGTATCAATCTAGATTAAACAAAACTGGATACCTAATTAGTCGAAACAAGTTTAACGAAGCCAAACTAAACCACCAAGAACTCAATCCATATATTAAAAATTTAAATGGTATTGAACTTAAATTTTATATATTTCTAACATCTAAACTACTTAGCTTTGAAGGTAGACTAAAGGATGCTTTTTCTGTTTTAAATATAGAAACAGATCATTATCCACTATTACATCTAGATATACTCATAGCTTCTGAAAGAATACACTTAGCAACTAAAATGAATCATCATCCATACATTGTACTTACCTATGAAGCATTGATAGATCAATGTATAGAAAATGAATTTTATCATAAAGTACACGAACTTAAATATCACTATCTAACCTACATGGTTCAATTTATTAATGAGCCAATGCTTAATGAACTCTTGGATAAATCTAAAAACTTAAAACCCGATCAAAGAGCTTTTGTAAAGGCTAAATATTTCTTCATGAATATGGACTATGAACTAGCTATTGAAACGCTTAATAGTGAACCTTTAAACAGTAAGGCGTCACTCGAATTAAAACTCCTTATTCTAAATAGGCTAAACCAATCTTCTATCATGAATGAATCACTTAAATCATTGTCTAATATTGACAACAAGCAACTTAAATTAATACACGCCTACTTAGTACTTAAAAATACCAGAGCTACAAATATTGAGTCCTTAGTTCAATTTATTCTAACAGAGGTTTTAAAATCAAATGATCTACCAGATGACATCTTATATTTAAATTTTTGGTACGAAGAAGGGTTGCAATGTTTAAAGAAAGTAGGCTATTATAAAGACGCAACTAAGTTGGGTAGATTAATATTTAGAAAAATAAAAGATTTAACGACTATTTTTGATTAA
- the rnc gene encoding ribonuclease III: MNDLLKQLNIETKHIDLYLQALTHTSYAHENQTDHNERLEFLGDAVIELMMSTYLFTHDQSNQGVLTKRRAQAVREEALVLYAQKMDLESKMRLGNGEQIAKPSMIADAFEAFFGALYMDQGFDKTYEIFNKVVIPHLNLVEHIKDYKTQLQEFIQLERKSLSYKTVKVGGPSHRPIFKSEVFLENSIMLGTGQGSSTKEAEQNAAKEALSKVVKERSL, encoded by the coding sequence ATGAATGATTTATTGAAACAACTTAATATTGAAACAAAACATATAGATTTATACCTTCAAGCATTAACGCATACATCTTATGCGCATGAAAACCAAACAGATCATAATGAACGATTAGAGTTTTTAGGTGATGCAGTGATTGAATTAATGATGAGTACATACCTATTTACTCATGATCAATCCAATCAAGGTGTTTTAACTAAAAGACGTGCTCAAGCAGTTCGTGAAGAAGCACTTGTTTTGTATGCCCAAAAAATGGATTTAGAATCGAAGATGCGTTTAGGCAATGGTGAGCAAATAGCAAAACCAAGCATGATCGCCGATGCATTTGAAGCGTTTTTTGGTGCACTATATATGGATCAAGGATTTGATAAGACTTATGAAATCTTTAATAAGGTAGTCATACCACATTTAAATTTAGTGGAGCACATTAAAGACTATAAAACTCAACTTCAAGAATTTATTCAACTTGAAAGGAAAAGTTTATCTTATAAAACAGTTAAAGTGGGTGGACCATCACATCGCCCAATATTTAAGTCTGAAGTATTTTTAGAAAACAGTATTATGTTGGGCACAGGACAAGGTAGTTCCACCAAGGAAGCCGAACAAAATGCTGCAAAAGAAGCACTAAGTAAAGTAGTAAAGGAGCGTAGTTTATGA
- a CDS encoding hydroxymethylglutaryl-CoA synthase, translating to MKIGIHKMSFYVPKFYLDINTLAHARGIDPLKYTNGLLTHKMSVAPFNQDIVTLAANATLNYLTKEDIKAIDLILFTTESGIDYSKSAATHLISILGLRNDVRALEMKQACYATTAALYFAKGHILQHPESKVLVIASDIAKYGLNSSGEPTQGAGAVSMIVSREPNIMVLEDQYGIHSEDIYDFWRPDGLDYAQVDGKFSNEMYKKFFLKTFDNYKMQTKHTLDDFAALTFHIPYPKIGLRSLELVADKANNPSLFENFYTSISYNKYIGNIYTGSLFLSIIALLEQGNLKAGERIGMFGYGSGAVAEFFSAKLVEGYKAHLNKELHEKQLSNRTELDMEKYAVYLTRKVTNDTVLEDDLDVKVQLKSITDYKRNYQNN from the coding sequence ATGAAAATTGGTATTCATAAAATGTCGTTTTATGTCCCAAAGTTTTACTTGGATATAAACACTTTAGCACATGCTAGAGGTATTGACCCGTTAAAATATACAAATGGCTTACTTACACATAAAATGAGTGTAGCACCATTTAATCAAGACATCGTGACACTTGCAGCAAACGCAACTTTAAACTATCTAACTAAAGAAGATATCAAAGCAATCGATTTAATACTATTTACAACAGAAAGTGGTATAGATTATTCCAAATCAGCAGCAACACATCTTATCAGTATCTTAGGTTTAAGAAATGATGTGAGAGCACTTGAGATGAAACAAGCGTGTTACGCTACAACTGCTGCCCTTTATTTTGCTAAAGGACATATTTTACAACATCCTGAATCTAAAGTATTAGTGATAGCTTCAGATATTGCAAAATATGGGTTAAATAGTTCTGGTGAACCAACTCAAGGCGCTGGTGCAGTGTCTATGATTGTGTCTAGAGAACCTAACATTATGGTGTTAGAAGATCAATATGGTATTCATTCAGAGGATATCTACGATTTTTGGAGACCAGATGGTTTAGATTATGCCCAAGTGGATGGTAAGTTCTCAAATGAAATGTATAAAAAGTTTTTCTTAAAAACATTTGATAACTACAAAATGCAAACCAAACATACGCTAGATGATTTTGCTGCATTAACATTCCATATACCTTATCCGAAAATTGGATTAAGAAGTTTAGAATTGGTTGCAGATAAAGCAAACAATCCTAGCCTATTTGAAAACTTCTATACAAGTATTTCATACAACAAATATATTGGTAATATCTATACAGGTTCCCTATTCTTATCTATTATTGCTTTACTTGAACAAGGTAACTTAAAAGCAGGTGAGCGTATCGGGATGTTTGGATATGGTTCAGGTGCTGTTGCAGAGTTTTTCTCAGCAAAACTTGTTGAGGGTTATAAAGCACATCTAAACAAAGAACTACATGAAAAACAACTTTCAAATAGAACTGAACTGGATATGGAAAAATACGCTGTATACTTAACTCGAAAAGTTACAAATGACACTGTATTAGAAGATGATCTTGATGTTAAAGTTCAATTAAAATCAATCACAGATTATAAGAGAAATTATCAAAATAATTAA
- a CDS encoding aromatic acid exporter family protein: protein MMFYKQVLHTTIKLVVVAIISATIAYFVGINDYILVGTIGILSVSLTKKDTIKDNINRYLDVLLGLALSASIFFIFGFNLYALIIFLVLFIFASYAFKINIGLIPALVLAKHLFDAQNIEWLFIFERVAIITISVGTALIMNMLYPEFHNKRMIYYVSEVDEKLKDHLFMLSIYLVKKEGSKDFLKHYDLLNEEISKMIMLAEASDKDKLFDNDHRYLAYLYMRRNQLNYINNMYQSVQRMDTSHPYENTISNFIKELILDIGIDDKATKQLSKLDNMKKVFKEESLPKTRDEFETRALLFHMLEDLEELLHVKVRFHERYPNFILTL, encoded by the coding sequence ATGATGTTTTATAAACAAGTGTTACACACAACAATTAAATTAGTCGTTGTAGCAATTATATCAGCAACTATAGCCTATTTTGTTGGTATAAATGACTACATACTTGTTGGTACAATAGGTATTTTATCTGTATCACTTACAAAAAAAGACACCATTAAAGATAACATCAATAGATATCTAGATGTATTGTTAGGTTTAGCACTATCCGCATCTATCTTCTTTATATTTGGTTTTAATTTATATGCACTGATTATATTTTTAGTCCTATTTATTTTTGCATCATATGCCTTTAAAATAAACATTGGATTAATACCTGCGCTTGTTTTAGCAAAACACTTATTTGATGCACAAAATATCGAATGGCTATTTATTTTTGAACGTGTAGCAATTATTACAATTAGTGTTGGTACAGCACTCATTATGAATATGCTATATCCTGAATTCCATAATAAACGTATGATTTATTATGTGAGTGAAGTTGATGAGAAATTAAAAGACCATTTATTTATGTTAAGTATATATCTAGTTAAAAAAGAAGGCAGTAAAGACTTCTTAAAACATTATGATTTATTAAATGAAGAAATCAGTAAAATGATTATGCTTGCTGAAGCAAGTGATAAAGATAAGTTATTTGATAACGATCATAGATATCTTGCATATCTTTATATGAGACGCAATCAATTAAACTATATAAATAATATGTATCAAAGTGTTCAGAGAATGGATACTTCACATCCATATGAAAATACCATTTCGAACTTTATTAAAGAACTTATTCTAGATATAGGTATTGATGATAAAGCGACTAAACAATTAAGTAAATTAGATAACATGAAAAAGGTATTTAAAGAAGAGTCTTTGCCTAAGACAAGAGATGAATTTGAAACGCGTGCATTACTCTTTCATATGTTAGAAGATTTAGAAGAACTACTTCACGTTAAGGTAAGATTTCATGAACGTTACCCCAACTTCATATTAACACTTTAA
- the nth gene encoding endonuclease III, whose product MTKSQRIFFSHYLEELFPDAKAELDFTNNFELIVAVVLSAQTTDIAVNKVTKDLFRKYPTPNDLMHADVDDVMDTIKTIGLYKTKSKNIIGLAKRLVEDYDGLVPSERKDLESLPGVGRKTANVVLSNAFGIPALAVDTHILRISKRLGLADETDDVLEVEMKLNKQFPKELWHKLHHQLIFFGRYHCIARKPNCDTCKMQDMCPHFKNVISKQ is encoded by the coding sequence ATGACTAAAAGTCAACGTATATTTTTCAGTCACTATTTAGAAGAGCTTTTCCCAGATGCAAAAGCAGAACTAGATTTCACAAATAATTTTGAACTGATTGTTGCAGTTGTACTATCGGCACAAACAACAGATATCGCGGTCAACAAAGTCACAAAGGATCTATTTAGAAAATATCCCACTCCAAACGATCTCATGCATGCAGATGTTGATGATGTTATGGACACAATTAAAACAATTGGTCTATATAAAACAAAATCCAAAAATATCATTGGTCTTGCTAAAAGATTAGTTGAAGATTATGATGGACTTGTACCAAGTGAAAGAAAAGATTTAGAATCACTACCAGGTGTTGGTAGAAAGACAGCGAATGTTGTATTATCTAATGCATTTGGTATACCAGCGCTAGCTGTAGATACGCATATCTTAAGAATTTCTAAAAGACTAGGGCTTGCAGATGAAACAGATGATGTACTCGAAGTTGAAATGAAATTGAATAAACAATTTCCTAAAGAACTGTGGCATAAACTTCATCATCAACTTATCTTTTTTGGACGATATCATTGTATTGCTAGAAAACCTAATTGTGATACGTGTAAGATGCAAGATATGTGTCCACACTTTAAAAATGTAATTTCTAAACAATAA
- a CDS encoding chorismate synthase, with protein sequence MNSFGTLFKVTLYGESHQDAIGIVIDGVKPGLKINWDDVEGDLAKRRPGAVGTTPRVEKDKLEVTSGIFNEYTTGSPLHIMIRNENVISKDYSHLKSQPRPGHADFVASMKYQGFHDYRGGGRFSGRLTAPLVVAGSIAKQMLPFEFSHELIQVGSLTDMSQLDTYLREVHNQGESVGGIVEVRVKNMIVGLGEPMFEKLDAKIGQMMFSIPAVKGVEIGTGFSGATLYGSEFNDVYEDETGKTLTNHSGGVSGGISNGNDLVVKVFVKPTSSIGKAQSSFNLESKQKQSFEIGGRHDTAIVRRVGIVLENALAIVLADLYLWSKIYK encoded by the coding sequence ATGAATAGTTTCGGCACTTTATTTAAAGTAACTTTATATGGTGAATCACATCAAGATGCTATAGGTATAGTTATTGATGGTGTAAAACCCGGTCTTAAAATTAACTGGGATGATGTAGAAGGCGACCTAGCTAAAAGAAGACCAGGTGCTGTAGGTACAACACCAAGAGTTGAAAAAGATAAACTAGAAGTTACATCTGGTATATTTAATGAATATACTACAGGTTCTCCACTACATATTATGATCAGAAATGAAAATGTTATTTCTAAAGACTATAGTCATCTTAAAAGTCAACCAAGACCAGGACATGCAGACTTTGTAGCTAGTATGAAGTATCAAGGATTTCATGACTACCGAGGTGGGGGTCGTTTTTCTGGAAGACTAACTGCACCACTTGTGGTTGCAGGTAGTATTGCAAAACAAATGTTACCGTTTGAGTTTAGTCATGAACTGATTCAAGTGGGATCTCTTACAGATATGTCACAACTCGATACATATTTACGTGAAGTACATAACCAAGGAGAATCTGTTGGTGGCATCGTTGAAGTTCGAGTAAAAAATATGATAGTTGGACTAGGCGAACCTATGTTTGAAAAGTTAGATGCTAAAATTGGTCAAATGATGTTTTCAATACCGGCTGTAAAAGGTGTTGAAATTGGTACAGGTTTTAGTGGCGCAACTCTCTATGGTTCTGAGTTTAATGATGTCTATGAAGATGAAACCGGAAAGACTTTAACCAATCATTCTGGTGGAGTATCTGGTGGTATTTCTAATGGTAATGATTTAGTCGTAAAGGTTTTTGTTAAGCCAACTAGCAGTATTGGTAAAGCACAATCTTCATTCAATTTAGAAAGTAAACAAAAACAGTCTTTTGAAATTGGTGGTAGACATGATACTGCAATTGTAAGACGTGTAGGTATTGTACTAGAAAATGCACTTGCTATTGTATTAGCAGACCTATATTTATGGAGTAAAATATATAAATGA
- a CDS encoding hydroxymethylglutaryl-CoA reductase, degradative, producing MNKLLKNFYKKSIEERIEALESIDRFDASLNKSAGDIVFDHLIENFITTYEVGLGVAPDFLIDDVLYHIPMATEEPSVIAGAAHAAKIIYRNGGFKIDEINRVMIGQIIFKNVSDPKALIDYLNSHKETFKDIAYKAHPQIHNLGGGLLSFKVEDKTQGFVCFYASINTLDAMGANTINTILEAISHFVTIDYKAEVLMSILSNLAVDALVSASVKIDPKHLKNSDVIHKDIAAASTYAHIDPYRAATHNKGIMNGISALMLATGNDTRSIEAGAHAYASVSGKYIPLTKWYVKDDFLVGEIKIPLALGTVGGSMGILPKVKLSHKILGVKNAMELMKVAACLGLAQNFAALYALTTDGINKGHMRLHARNVALEAGAQPSNINEVVNHLVTSKEITVANAKEFIKTLS from the coding sequence ATGAATAAATTACTAAAAAACTTTTACAAAAAATCTATTGAAGAACGTATTGAAGCATTAGAATCTATTGATAGATTCGATGCAAGTCTAAACAAAAGTGCAGGTGATATTGTTTTTGACCACTTGATTGAAAACTTTATTACGACGTATGAAGTGGGTTTAGGCGTTGCTCCAGACTTTTTAATTGACGATGTCTTATACCATATACCGATGGCAACTGAAGAACCTTCAGTCATTGCTGGTGCTGCTCATGCCGCTAAAATAATTTATCGTAATGGTGGTTTTAAAATTGATGAAATCAATCGTGTAATGATTGGTCAAATTATTTTTAAAAACGTATCTGATCCAAAAGCATTAATTGATTACTTAAATAGTCATAAAGAAACATTTAAAGATATTGCTTATAAAGCACACCCACAAATTCATAATTTGGGTGGTGGTTTATTGTCATTTAAAGTCGAAGATAAAACTCAAGGCTTTGTATGCTTTTATGCAAGTATCAATACACTAGATGCCATGGGTGCAAACACCATCAATACCATTTTAGAAGCTATTAGTCATTTTGTAACTATTGATTATAAGGCTGAAGTTTTAATGAGTATTCTATCCAACCTAGCCGTGGATGCATTAGTATCTGCTTCTGTAAAAATTGATCCAAAACACTTAAAGAACTCCGATGTTATTCATAAAGATATTGCAGCTGCTTCTACATATGCACATATTGACCCGTATAGAGCAGCAACACACAATAAAGGAATTATGAATGGTATTAGTGCTCTAATGCTTGCAACAGGTAATGACACCCGTTCAATTGAGGCTGGTGCGCATGCTTATGCTTCAGTTAGTGGTAAATACATTCCACTGACCAAGTGGTATGTTAAAGATGATTTTTTAGTTGGTGAAATAAAAATACCTTTGGCACTTGGTACAGTTGGTGGTTCTATGGGAATTCTACCAAAGGTTAAGTTATCACATAAAATACTCGGTGTTAAAAATGCGATGGAGCTTATGAAAGTTGCAGCATGTCTTGGGCTTGCTCAAAACTTTGCAGCACTTTATGCACTTACTACAGACGGTATTAATAAAGGTCATATGAGATTACATGCAAGAAACGTTGCACTTGAAGCTGGTGCACAACCTTCAAACATTAATGAAGTTGTAAACCATTTAGTCACTAGTAAAGAAATTACAGTGGCAAACGCCAAAGAATTTATAAAGACCCTGTCATAA